A region of Lycium barbarum isolate Lr01 chromosome 1, ASM1917538v2, whole genome shotgun sequence DNA encodes the following proteins:
- the LOC132627964 gene encoding mitochondrial import inner membrane translocase subunit TIM50-like: protein MSAIARSKSRIFSIISRSNNRRFYSKEPIISSSSVISENSPPEGSGSSEKNGWSFLKYSVIAAVTGGVATAGYATYAYTSDEIEDKTKSLRESAKYNVGDDASALDKFQALLYSSAMTVPAKLVEFYIELRRLTEDQVRGFSEPTSDKLLPDLHPLEQHVFTLVLDLSETLIYSDWQRDRGWRTFKRPGVDAFLEHLAQFFEIVVYSDQLSMYVDPVIERLDPKHCIRYRLSRGATRYVDGKHYRDLSKLNRDPSRIIYLSGHALESSLQPENCVEIKPWKGEADDTVLLDLIPFLEYVAKHRPADIRTVLASYQGRDIPKEFIERSKEHQRRMQEQKQHGRLWRR, encoded by the exons ATGTCTGCTATAGCTCGATCAAAATCGCGAATTTTCTCAATAATATCGAGAAGTAATAATCGGCGATTTTATTCTAAAGAACCGATAATTTCATCATCTTCAGTTATATCTGAGAATTCTCCTCCAGAAGGTTCTGGAAGTTCTGAGAAGAATGGATGGAGTTTTCTTAAGTATAGTGTTATTGCTGCTGTTACTGGTGGTGTTGCCACTGCTGGTTACGCTACTTACG CATACACGTCGGATGAAATTGAGGATAAGACCAAGAGTTTGCGTGAATCTGCCAAATATAATGTTGGAGATGATGCATCTGCTTTGGAT AAATTTCAAGCTTTACTCTACTCCTCGGCAATGACAG TGCCTGCCAAGTTAGTTGAATTTTACATTGAGCTAAGGCGGTTGACTGAAGATCAAGTTCGA GGTTTCAGTGAACCAACATCAGACAAGCTCCTGCCAGATTTGCACCCACTTGAGCAGCATGTCTTTACCCTTGTTCTTGATCTTAGTGAGACATTGATATACTCTGATTGGCAG CGTGACAGAGGCTGGAGAACATTCAAAAGACCTGGGGTTGATGCGTTTTTAGAACATTTGGCTCAATTTTTTGAGATCGTTGTATACTCTGACCAACTGAGCATG TATGTTGACCCTGTTATCGAAAGATTGGATCCAAAGCACTGCATCCGGTATAGGCTATCAAGAGGTGCAACTAGATATGTTGATGGCAAGCATTACAGA GATCTTTCCAAGCTGAATCGGGATCCATCAAGGATTATATATTTGAGTGGACATGCACTAGAAAGTAGCTTACAGCCAGAAAATTGCGTAGAAATAAAACCATGGAAAGGAGAGGCGGACGATACCGTGCTTTTGGATCTTATTCCGTTTCTTGAAT ATGTTGCTAAACACAGGCCAGCTGATATCCGAACTGTATTAGCTTCATACCAAGGACGTGATATTCCTAAAGAGTTCATTGAGCGATCCAAAGAGCACCAAAG GCGTATGCAAGAGCAAAAGCAGCATGGTCGATTATGGCGCCGCTAG